A single genomic interval of Stieleria maiorica harbors:
- a CDS encoding 3-keto-disaccharide hydrolase yields the protein MRSCVLFALLVPVAMVLAAQSPSGDGYFGPADDDGFRPVFDGKSLAGWSCVDMSYWSVRDGALTGESTAENPCTKNKFLVWQGGELSDFELKLRFRVQGNGCNSGVQFRSVFRPDGLAVGYQADIYNSGPYLGGVCDEMHDREGPELLSANGKKSVIDKAGNRTATDIGPQVKMNPWPEWNDYHIIAKGTRITLRINGQTASQLIDEEEAHLDLKGMLGLQLRSGKPMTVQFKEIVVRD from the coding sequence ATGAGATCCTGTGTTTTATTCGCCTTGCTTGTTCCGGTTGCGATGGTACTTGCCGCCCAGTCACCTTCCGGTGACGGCTATTTTGGGCCGGCCGATGACGACGGATTTCGCCCGGTTTTTGACGGCAAATCGCTGGCAGGTTGGTCGTGCGTCGACATGAGTTACTGGTCCGTTCGCGACGGAGCCCTGACGGGTGAATCGACCGCGGAGAACCCCTGCACCAAGAACAAGTTTCTGGTCTGGCAGGGCGGTGAACTGTCGGATTTTGAGCTGAAATTGAGATTCCGCGTTCAAGGCAACGGCTGCAACTCCGGCGTGCAGTTCCGCAGCGTCTTTCGACCCGATGGCTTGGCCGTCGGATACCAAGCCGACATCTACAACAGTGGTCCGTACCTGGGCGGGGTCTGTGACGAAATGCACGATCGCGAAGGCCCGGAACTGCTGAGCGCCAATGGAAAAAAATCTGTCATCGACAAGGCCGGCAATCGAACCGCCACTGACATCGGCCCCCAGGTTAAAATGAATCCCTGGCCCGAATGGAACGATTACCACATCATCGCCAAAGGTACCCGGATCACGCTGCGGATCAACGGTCAGACGGCGTCACAGTTGATCGACGAAGAAGAAGCCCACCTTGATTTGAAGGGAATGCTCGGTTTGCAATTGAGATCCGGCAAACCCATGACGGTCCAGTTCAAAGAAATTGTCGTTCGTGATTGA
- a CDS encoding sulfatase: protein MKPVLHAALLAPLLLLSQAWFVVSCNAADQPNFIVFLADDLGWGDLGCYGHPIIQTPNLDRFASEGVRFTQAYAACGVCSPSRSSILTGRTPYRNGVWRWLPVGNEAHLRESEITIPETLRPLGYQTMHSGKWHLNGYFNSDEQPQPDDHGYDWWFATQNNASPSHKDPINFVRNRKAVGPLEGFSAPLVAEEASSWLKQQRDPNRPFFITVWTHEPHLPIESDPKFQQLYREIDNPGVRQHHGNVTQLDHAFGNLMKTVDELGLRDNTFVIFTSDNGPEGSGKGNLKNPQSQQNRTWGSTGGLRGRKRDSHEGGIRVPGIVRWPGKIRPGTVSDVPVIGSDIFTTVLEIAGAPVPSDRTIDGVNLLPACEGKELERPVPLFWRTHIAPPASHAAMRIGDWKIVADQKLERFQLYKIAKDWKEEHDLADQMPEKLAEMKAKFMEVWEGVEYEGPKEWWINQPDGGKRKKGPKLSEGTDKTGDFDVVKGATVSRGELGYLLDSGQSEGFALQKLDAPVQESATFRIQYRSATDSVTQNACFCFGAEPVNDRLHKAGTLIGMGRHGAFDGSWANVGIGASKQGNFASTDTFDATVTIDLDHGKLILKVNDTRIEHQLPSNLESVDYVGIYAKNTKAEFSEITRVK, encoded by the coding sequence ATGAAACCCGTTCTCCATGCCGCCTTGCTCGCGCCGCTGCTGTTGTTGTCGCAAGCTTGGTTTGTGGTGTCCTGTAACGCTGCAGACCAGCCCAACTTCATCGTTTTTCTGGCGGACGATCTCGGTTGGGGCGACCTGGGATGCTACGGACACCCGATAATCCAGACGCCAAACCTGGACCGATTCGCGTCCGAAGGAGTGCGTTTCACACAGGCTTATGCCGCATGCGGAGTTTGCTCGCCGAGTCGTTCATCGATTTTGACCGGCCGCACTCCCTATCGAAACGGCGTCTGGCGTTGGCTGCCGGTGGGCAACGAGGCCCATTTGCGGGAGAGCGAAATCACGATCCCGGAGACCCTGCGCCCGCTCGGTTATCAAACCATGCACAGCGGCAAGTGGCATTTGAACGGCTATTTTAATAGCGACGAACAACCGCAGCCGGACGATCACGGATACGACTGGTGGTTCGCGACGCAGAACAACGCCTCGCCGTCGCATAAGGATCCGATCAACTTCGTTCGCAACCGAAAGGCGGTCGGCCCGCTCGAAGGCTTCTCGGCTCCACTGGTTGCCGAAGAAGCGTCGTCGTGGTTGAAGCAGCAGCGCGATCCGAACCGACCGTTTTTCATCACCGTTTGGACTCACGAACCGCACCTGCCGATCGAAAGCGATCCGAAGTTTCAGCAACTGTACCGCGAGATCGACAATCCCGGCGTTCGGCAGCACCACGGCAACGTCACGCAACTGGACCATGCGTTCGGCAACTTGATGAAGACGGTCGATGAACTCGGATTGCGCGACAACACGTTCGTGATTTTCACCAGCGACAACGGGCCGGAAGGATCTGGCAAAGGCAACCTGAAGAATCCGCAATCCCAACAGAATCGCACGTGGGGTTCCACGGGAGGCTTGCGTGGTCGCAAACGCGACAGCCACGAAGGCGGCATTCGTGTGCCGGGGATCGTCCGTTGGCCTGGAAAGATCCGGCCGGGCACGGTCAGCGACGTTCCCGTCATCGGCTCGGACATCTTCACGACGGTGTTGGAGATCGCCGGCGCGCCGGTGCCGAGTGACCGCACGATCGATGGCGTGAACCTGTTGCCGGCTTGCGAGGGCAAAGAACTCGAGCGCCCCGTGCCGCTATTCTGGCGCACCCACATCGCCCCTCCGGCCAGTCATGCGGCGATGCGGATCGGCGATTGGAAGATCGTTGCCGACCAAAAATTGGAGCGGTTCCAGCTGTACAAAATCGCCAAGGACTGGAAAGAAGAGCACGATCTGGCCGATCAGATGCCCGAGAAGTTGGCGGAGATGAAAGCGAAGTTCATGGAAGTCTGGGAAGGCGTCGAGTATGAAGGGCCCAAAGAATGGTGGATCAACCAGCCCGATGGCGGCAAGCGCAAGAAAGGCCCCAAATTGTCCGAAGGCACCGATAAAACCGGAGACTTTGACGTGGTCAAGGGCGCGACGGTTTCCCGCGGCGAGCTCGGCTACCTGTTGGACAGCGGTCAAAGCGAAGGGTTTGCGCTTCAAAAGCTGGACGCTCCGGTTCAGGAATCCGCGACCTTTCGAATCCAATACCGCTCGGCGACCGACAGCGTGACCCAAAACGCCTGCTTCTGTTTCGGGGCGGAACCGGTGAACGATCGCTTGCATAAAGCCGGCACGTTGATCGGGATGGGCCGCCACGGGGCGTTTGACGGCAGCTGGGCAAATGTCGGCATCGGCGCGAGCAAACAGGGTAACTTTGCTTCCACGGACACATTCGACGCCACGGTGACGATCGATTTGGACCATGGCAAGTTGATCTTGAAGGTCAACGACACGCGGATCGAACATCAATTGCCCAGCAACTTGGAAAGCGTCGACTACGTCGGCATTTACGCCAAGAACACCAAAGCGGAGTTCTCCGAGATCACGCGCGTGAAGTGA
- a CDS encoding PVC-type heme-binding CxxCH protein translates to MIRVSTLLLCVSCLCANALAQQLDTPHAINTQAAGEHPPSASEAADRIEVPTGFGVTLFAGEPDVHQPIAMEIDDRGRLWVAECYTYEGSEYDLNKRDRILIFDDTDGDGRFDRRKIFWDQGQRLTGLTLGFGGVWITSAPNLLFLPDRDHDDRPDGPPQVMLEGFSVLARHNMVNGLRWGPDGWLYGRHGITDTSHVGTPETPLGKRTPLNCSIWRFHPQRHVFQVVTHGTTNPWGLDYDDHGQWFFTNNVINHLWHVIPGAHYERMHGADFNPHLYGLIEPTADHFHWDTAGGVGDSDNKNRKQYDGRHDDHGGGHSHCGGMIYLGDNWPAEYRGRMLMCNTHGRRVNVDRLVRRGNSYAGEHEADFLIANNPWFRGVELKYGPDGGVFLTDWSDLGECHDRDGVHRTSGRIYKITYGESQPQRPDLSQSSDTELVHCQLHRNDWFVRHARRRLQERHVAGEDLSQAADALRAIVADHPDVTRRLRAMWALYSIDAAGADWLVGQLNDPSEHVRSWAVRLLVDRGHPGAETAARLAEQSEHEGSGLVRLALASALQQLDLADRWPIAHQLSQFAADANDRVQPLMIWYGIEPAITSDPERALRLALATKIPLLREYVARRLGSSIDHQSLIVEALIDQASTSDVEHASDYLSGLAAALKGRNRVAPPANWQVATRVWATMNDATVTELTRELSVVFGDGRAVDELLAIAKDTAVGPSARRDALSVVLESRPKGLSPTLLKLKSDRVVGALAIKGLARYEEPQIGKQLLSYYHNAKHEHRPAIISTLASRASYAALLLAAVEAGTIDRRDISAAVAGNIAGHGDQALTEKLAELWGAVQTSPKEKLELIESYRARLTPTHLAEADLAAGRRVFAKVCGTCHKMFGEGKSVGPDLTGSNRDNLSYLLENIIDPSRIVPAALRQSAVLLSDGRVISGCITRQDEHTVTIQTIDDVQRVSREDVERIRPLTQSLMPDGILQPLTETQVRDLFAFLQSNTAPPDRK, encoded by the coding sequence ATGATCCGTGTCTCGACGTTGCTTCTTTGCGTGTCGTGTCTGTGTGCAAACGCACTCGCCCAGCAGCTCGACACGCCGCACGCGATCAACACGCAAGCCGCAGGCGAACACCCACCATCGGCATCCGAGGCAGCCGATCGGATCGAGGTCCCTACCGGTTTTGGCGTCACGTTGTTTGCCGGTGAACCCGATGTTCATCAACCGATCGCGATGGAGATCGATGATCGTGGCCGATTGTGGGTTGCAGAATGTTACACCTATGAAGGCAGCGAGTATGACCTGAACAAGCGGGACCGCATTTTGATCTTTGATGACACCGATGGTGACGGACGATTCGATCGGCGGAAGATCTTTTGGGACCAGGGCCAGCGGTTGACCGGATTGACGCTCGGATTTGGCGGTGTTTGGATCACCAGCGCGCCGAACTTGCTGTTCTTGCCCGACCGCGATCACGATGATCGGCCCGACGGTCCGCCGCAAGTCATGCTGGAAGGGTTCAGCGTGTTGGCGCGGCACAATATGGTCAACGGTTTGCGGTGGGGACCCGACGGATGGCTGTACGGTCGACACGGAATCACGGACACCTCCCACGTCGGCACCCCCGAGACGCCGCTGGGCAAACGCACGCCGCTGAACTGTTCGATTTGGCGGTTTCATCCCCAACGGCATGTCTTTCAGGTCGTCACCCATGGGACGACGAATCCTTGGGGGCTGGATTACGATGATCACGGCCAATGGTTCTTTACCAACAATGTGATCAATCATCTGTGGCACGTGATTCCCGGTGCCCATTACGAACGCATGCACGGTGCGGACTTCAATCCGCATCTGTACGGATTGATCGAACCCACCGCGGACCACTTTCACTGGGACACTGCCGGCGGAGTCGGCGATTCGGACAACAAGAATCGCAAACAGTACGACGGGCGTCATGACGACCACGGCGGCGGCCATTCGCATTGCGGAGGCATGATCTATCTGGGCGACAATTGGCCGGCGGAGTATCGCGGGCGGATGCTGATGTGCAACACGCACGGACGACGGGTCAACGTCGACCGCTTGGTACGCCGCGGCAACAGCTACGCCGGCGAGCACGAAGCCGATTTCCTCATTGCCAACAACCCGTGGTTTCGCGGTGTCGAATTAAAGTACGGCCCCGACGGAGGCGTTTTTTTGACCGACTGGTCGGATCTGGGGGAATGCCATGACCGTGACGGTGTGCATCGGACGAGCGGGCGAATTTATAAGATCACCTACGGGGAATCGCAGCCGCAACGTCCCGATCTAAGTCAGTCGTCCGACACGGAATTGGTGCACTGTCAGCTGCACCGCAATGACTGGTTCGTCCGTCATGCCCGGCGCCGACTGCAGGAGCGCCACGTGGCAGGTGAAGATCTGTCGCAAGCGGCGGACGCGTTGCGTGCGATCGTTGCGGATCACCCCGACGTCACGCGACGGTTGCGCGCGATGTGGGCCTTGTACAGCATCGACGCGGCAGGTGCCGATTGGTTGGTCGGTCAATTGAACGATCCATCCGAACACGTTCGCAGTTGGGCGGTTCGTTTGCTGGTCGATCGAGGTCACCCGGGGGCGGAAACGGCTGCGCGATTGGCCGAACAGAGCGAGCATGAAGGCTCGGGCTTGGTTCGACTCGCGTTGGCGTCGGCCCTGCAACAGCTCGATCTTGCGGATCGTTGGCCGATCGCCCATCAACTCAGTCAATTTGCGGCAGATGCCAACGATCGCGTCCAACCGCTGATGATTTGGTACGGAATCGAACCGGCGATCACGAGCGATCCGGAACGAGCACTCCGATTGGCGTTGGCGACAAAAATCCCGTTGCTCCGGGAGTACGTCGCGCGTCGCTTGGGTTCGTCGATCGACCACCAGTCGTTGATCGTCGAAGCGTTGATCGATCAGGCTTCGACGTCCGACGTGGAGCACGCGTCGGACTATCTTTCCGGGTTGGCCGCGGCATTGAAAGGCCGGAATCGGGTCGCGCCGCCGGCGAATTGGCAGGTAGCGACAAGGGTCTGGGCAACGATGAACGACGCCACGGTTACGGAACTAACTCGCGAGTTGTCGGTCGTGTTCGGTGACGGCCGAGCCGTGGACGAATTGCTGGCGATCGCCAAAGACACCGCTGTCGGCCCGTCGGCGCGGCGGGATGCGTTGTCGGTGGTGTTGGAAAGCCGGCCAAAAGGATTGTCGCCGACGCTGCTGAAACTAAAGTCCGATCGGGTCGTCGGAGCGTTGGCGATCAAGGGCTTGGCTCGCTACGAGGAGCCGCAGATCGGGAAACAGTTGCTGAGCTACTATCACAACGCGAAACACGAACACCGCCCCGCGATCATTAGCACATTGGCGTCGCGTGCCAGTTACGCGGCGCTGCTGCTTGCCGCCGTCGAGGCGGGCACGATCGATCGTCGGGATATCTCCGCAGCGGTCGCCGGCAACATCGCAGGACACGGCGACCAGGCGTTGACGGAGAAGTTGGCAGAGCTTTGGGGGGCGGTCCAGACCAGCCCCAAGGAAAAGCTTGAGTTGATCGAATCTTACCGTGCTCGATTGACGCCAACGCATTTGGCCGAAGCGGATCTGGCGGCCGGTCGACGGGTGTTCGCAAAGGTCTGCGGCACTTGCCACAAGATGTTCGGCGAAGGAAAATCCGTCGGACCGGATCTAACCGGATCCAATCGTGATAATTTGAGCTACTTGCTGGAAAACATCATCGATCCCAGTCGCATCGTCCCGGCCGCGTTGCGACAGTCCGCGGTCTTGTTGTCCGATGGCCGCGTGATCAGCGGGTGTATCACCCGGCAAGACGAGCATACCGTGACGATCCAAACGATTGATGACGTGCAGCGTGTCTCCCGCGAAGACGTCGAGCGGATCCGCCCATTGACGCAAAGCTTGATGCCCGACGGAATCCTGCAACCGCTTACGGAGACACAAGTCCGCGACCTCTTCGCGTTTCTGCAATCCAACACCGCCCCTCCCGACAGGAAATAG